TGCTTAAAAAAGGTAAAAGCGACGTTAACGAATCCATGATTACCGGCGAATCCAAACCCGTTAGCAAACAGCCCGGCGACAACCTGATTGCCGGCACCATTAATGGCAGCGGCTCTCTACGACTTGAAGTAACAAAAAGCGGTGATGACACCAAATTATCTGGCATTATGCACTTGGTTAAAGAGGCGCAACAATCCAAATCCGGCGCACAGCATCTTGCAGATAGAGCGGCTCGCGCCTTAACGGCCGTCGCGATAAGTGCCGGTGTTATCACCCTGATTGCTTGGCAATTTGTCGGGGCCGATATCGAATTCTCGATCGTGCGTGTCGTCACCGTATTAGTTATCGCTTGCCCGCATGCGTTAGGTTTAGCCGTGCCATTAGTGATTGCGATCTCCACCAGTTTAGGCGCAAAAAACGGCTTATTAGTACGCGACCAACGCGGGCTGGAGCAAGCTCGCAACCTCAATACGATTGTATTTGATAAAACCGGCACACTCACACTGGGCGAATTTAGAGTCGTTAGCCAAACCACACAATCCTTATCAGATGATGAGGCGCTAGAGATTGCGGCCAGCATCGAATCGGAATCCGAACACCCAATTGCCCAAGGCATCGTTCGCACCGCCAAGGATCGCAAGTTAAACATTCCTTCAGCGCACAACTTTGAATCCTTAACCGGCAAAGGCGTATCAGCTCAAGTGAATGGTAACGACTATTTAATGGGCGGCGCCAACTTATTAGAATTAGAAAAAGTGGAACTTAGTGACGAATTAAAACAAGCCACTAATAAAGCTGAAGAACAAGGTCATAGCGTTATTTATCTTCTACATCAACAACAAGCCATCGCATTATTTGCCGTCGCCGATGCATTGCGTGAAGAAAGCAAAGCCGCGATTAAAACGCTACACCAACTCGGTATTCAAGTGGCGATGCTGACCGGGGATGCGAAAAACGTTGCCGATGCGGTAGCAAAAGAACTTGGCATTGATCAAGTATTTGCCGAAGTGTTACCGGAAGATAAAGCTTCAAAAATTAAGGAACTTCAAAAAGGCGGTCGCAAGGTGGCGATGGTGGGCGATGGCGTAAACGACGCACCCGCTTTAGCGACGGCGGATATTGGCATCGCAATCGGTGCCGGTACCGATGTCGCGGTCGAAGCGGGTCATATTGTGCTAGTGCGTTCCGACCCACGTGACATTCCGCGCATTATTACTTTATCAAAAGCCACCTATCGTAAAATGCTACAAAACCTATGGTGGGCGGCTGGTTACAATATCGCCGCGATTCCTCTCGCCGCTGGGGCATTAGCCGCTTGGGGTGTTTTATTATCACCCGCTGTTGGCGCGATACTCATGTCGGCCAGTACCATTATTGTCGCCATGAATGCGCAACTTTTACGGCGCGTACAACTTTAGGTTAATCAAATGAGCAAAAACGACCCTCAATCAGTCTGGCTTCAATTTCAGCAGTTTATCGAAACTTTTCAAACGGCTGTGATTGCTAGCCTCTCCGCTGATGGGGAACCCGAGGTAAGTTATGCACCCATTATTCAGCACCAGGCCTGCTTTTATATTTATATTTCGCAATTGGCCAGTCATACCCAAAACCTTATCGACCATCCGCAAGCGGAACTGTTGTTTATTGAAGACGAATCTAGAGCCAACAATCTATTTGCGCGTGAACGAGTAAGGTTAAAAATCATCGCTGATGTGATTCCAAGAGATTCTGGGAATTGGCAAAAAATCATCGCATTATTTAGCCAACAGCATCCTCAAATGATGTCGTTACTCTCGAGCATGCAAGATTTTCAACTCTTTAAACTCACCCCTCAACAGGCTCATTATGTGGCAGGCTTTGCACAAACTTATACCCTAAGCGGCGCGCAACTTACTGAGGTGCGACAAGTGTTAGCTGAGCGCATAGCTCAATCAAAAAACACTTAAAACAATCCCAGACAAACCTTTAGTCCGACTTTAACTATCCCTCCTAACATACTGTTATAAAAGAGAATGCCACCCCACCCGTCAACATAAATAATGCGACTACCACTTGCTTTTTTTATTCAAAAGTGTTATTTTAAATAGATCGAAAAAACAACCTAAGAGGTCGTGAAAAATGACAACTACTGCGCTTACGATTCAACAGCTAACGCCAGGCAAAAACCTGGATAGTTATCTGCGCACAGTTCGCACGCTTCCTCAATTAAACGCTGAGGAAGAACGTGCATTAGCTGAGCGCTTGTATTATCAACAAGACTTAGAAGCGGCTCGTCAACTGATCTTGTCTTCACTGCGTTATGTGGTACCGGTAGCACGCAGCTATAAAGGTTACGGCTTACCGTTAAGCGACTTAATTCAAGAAGGCAACATCGGTTTAATGAAGGCCGTTAAGCGCTTTAATCCAGAAGAAAAAGTACGTTTAATGACTTTTGCCGTGCATTGGATTCGCGCAGAGATTAACGAATTTGTCATCAAAAACTGGCGTATCGTTAAAACCGCCACCACTAAAGCACAACGTAAACTGTTTTTTAAATTGCGTGGTGCCAAGCATGCGCTTGAATGGTTTAGCGATAAAGACGCAGACCGTGTGGCTGAAGACCTGGGCGTAACTCGCGCCGACGTGCTTGAAATGGATAGTCGTTTATACGGCAAAGACATTCAAGTCGACATGAGCTCGGATGAGGAAGAAGAGCGCGGTTATAACTCTCCAATCTTAATTAGTCATGAATTAGATCCAGAAACTCACTGGGTACGTGAAACGGAAGAATCACGTCAGACTGAGCTTATGCAAGCCGCACTTAAGCAATTGGATGAACGCAGTTTAGACATTATCCGTTCACGTTGGTTAGGTGAAAATAAGCTTGGATTAAAAGAGCTTTCAGAAAAATACGGTGTTTCGATGGAACGTATCCGCCAAATCGAACAACAAGCGATGAAAAAAATGAAAGCCGCTTTAAATCAAAGCATTACACTTAGCGCCTAACAAAAATCAAACTAATTTATTTGCGCCCTTTTAGGGCGCTTTTCATTTCCTCTACTTAACAGCAACTTAATGAATCAAAACCCCTTTTCTATTCGTAACTTTATGCTGCTAGGTAGCTTTATGGCCTTGCAGGCTGGTTATATCAATACCATTTTATTTTTAGAATTTGGCCTACCCGTCAGCCAAATGACCGGCATTATGTCGCGTTTAAGTGAAAGTGTTTACCAACATAACTGGTCACTGGCGTTTCATGCCAGCTTGGTTTTTGTTGGATTTATTTTTGGCGCACTCATATCAGGCCTGGTGATTGGCGACAGAGAAAGTCCACAAGACCGGCGTTTTGCTTTAGGTATGATTTTACTCTCGACCAGCCTATTCGTCAGCGCCTGGCTAGCTAGCGCCATGCACCTAGCGACACTTTTTACCACTGCTTTTGCATGCGGCTTACAAAACGCCCTCACCGCAAAATATCGTGGCTTACAAATGCGAACCACCCACGTCACCGGCATCGTTACCGATCTGGGTGTTTATTTAGCTAGAATGATTAAAGGCCAAGGCTGGCCTTGGCAGGCCTGGTTGCTCATTTTACTGATTGTCAGCTTTCTGGTTGGCGGCGTACTAGGCATACTCATGTTTGCATTCTGGTATGGCGCAAGCTTACTCATCCCCGCCCTAGCCTGCATTCCGATTGCGCTAGCCTGGCTAAGGCTAGCGCACAAAAGCCAAAGTCCGTTCCGCCAGTAAAACAAACCCAGAAAACTTTAAGCTAACCACCTGGCCTGGTGGTTAGCTTAAAGTCGAACAGTCGATGGCCTCCAAGCCTTATAAACCTCATCAAACTTATTACCAAGTACTTCCACTGACCAGTGTTTAGGCCGCTCCATACCCTCTGGCAAAGTTACACTAGCGTCCGCAAAAATTTCATTTAACTGGCTTTGCTCAATTTTTTTGCAACGCGACAAATCAACATTTCTCATTGTTACCCACATAAAACGCTTAAACTTTGTGAAGTCAATGCCGTCAAGTTGAGCATTATTTGAAAAACAAGCTTGGCCGATTTCAGCGTTTTTAACATATGCAAAAGGTAAAAGTGTGTTTTCAAACTTAACATGATACAGCTTCGCATCATCAAGCTTAGCCTTGTACATTCTTGCTAGCTTGAAGCTTACTTGATAAAAGTTTGCATCAACTAAACTTGTTTCAGATAAATCAGCGTCTTCAAAGGTGGAGTTTGAAAAATTTGCTCTGTCAAAATTTAAACCCTTTAAAACTGTTTTATCTAAATTAAGATTGCTTAAATCAAGTTCATAACTTTTTTGACGTTCGAGTTTTATTTGGCTGGAGCTTCTACGACCAATTACTGTTAGTGCAATCTGAATATCTAACCTCAGCTTTGAACTCACATGGTTAGGCTCCAAAGCATTCTCTCGAATATAGGCACACAGGATTTCCATAATTTGAATATGGTCACGTAAAGAATCTTGTGCAATGCGCTCTAACGCATAAATTGAACCAATACGCACTTCCAGATTGGGTTGAGTAAACTCGCTACTTGTTTTACCGTCTTTGCTAACTTGTTTAACGGTTTTTTCTGCGCCCAAACCCTCTACCGCTTTATTAATGCGGTCAGTTATATGGCCTTGTTCTTTGACTTTATAATCTTGATGCGCCACCCAAGTCCGCCAAATAATAAAGGGCGCACTTAAAATGGCTGCCATTAGGGCCGCAAAACCAAAACTCGGTTCAACAGTATCAACCTTCAAGCCAAAGGAACTAAGTGTGGACTCCCAGTCCCAGGCGTTAAGTTCAACTACTTGAAAAAGCAGGTTATAGACGACTAACAAAGCAAGAAAAAAAAGCGGCACAAAAAATAGCAAGGCCAAAGCGAGCAGGAAATTCCGCCCGCTTTTTAGCCATTGTGTAATTTTTTTAAATAAAGCTACAAACTTGCGCCACATTGCTTGCATTAGAACGGCCAAACAACCTTATGTACCGCTACTGCAACGATATAAAACAATACCACTAAAGCAACTAACCAGTAGATGGCTTTTTGAGCACGGGTTTTGGCAAAACGAAACGCCATTAAACCTAAACCAATATAAGCAACCAAACCTAGAATTTTGGCGACAATCCAAGGATCGGTGAAACTAAAGTCGGTGACCATCACAATCCCGATGGCAGAGACTAATAGCAAGGTATCCACAATATGCGGCAGAATTTTAACCGGCTTTTTGGCCACCCAGCCTTGGTTAAAAATATGCCCAATACCGCGACCGAAAAATCCGACAATGCTTAACAACACCGCCACTTTGTGTAATAAAACTAATCCGAAATACATAAGCTTAACTCCCTGGTTTTAATTGATTTTGAAACTGGTCTAACGTGATTTCATATACCCCGGACTTATTACGCCCCGGACCTTTGATTATCTCTTGTGCCGCCCAAGCATGGCCGTGCACGATTTCGTAACTGGCCGGAATTTTGCCTTGTTTGCGCGCGTGTTCATACGCATCCAACATAGCTTTAAATCGTTTTTTCCCCGTCAATCCTGATGAGCGTTCGCCTTGTGCGTTGGTTGCTCCAATGGCTTTTAAATCGCGCATCACGCCTATGGGCTCATCATAAGTTAAGGTGTAATGCTCGACATCCATAACGGGCTGCCCAAAGCCGGCGCGAATTAACGCATCGCCTAAATCATGCATATCAATAAAGTGATTCATACGTTGATGACCGGCTTCGCCTTCTACCCTTACCCAGGCCTGGCGCAATTCTTTTAAGGTGTCCGGCCCTAAACTGGTGAGCATTAACAAGCCTTCCGGCCGTAACACTCGACGAAACTCGGCTAACACCGCATCTAGATCGTCACACCATTGCAGCATAAAATTGGTGACGATCAAATCATGACTCGCATCGGCGATGGGTAAAGCATAGGCATCGGCTTGAATTAAGTCCACCGGACATTGCAACCAACCCAAACGCGCGGACCAACTTTGCGGTAACCACTTAATGATCGGGCGCAGTAAACGTTGCTTGGCTTGTTGTAACATAGTATCGGACAAGTCCAATGCCCTAATCTGTGCAGCGGGATAACGTGCAAGCAGTCGCTCGGTTAAAAATCCAGTGCCAGCGCCAACATCCAATACCTGCTTTACATCCAGTGTGATTAAGTCTAAACGTTGATCTAAGTTCTGTGCGGATAATTTTTGCAATACCGCCGCCTCATCATAGCGAGCCGCGGCTTTTGAAAAGTGCTGGCGTAAATGTTGACGATTAACCATGCGCACCATCCTGTAAAAACACGATCACTTTCTGTGCGGTTTGTTCGGGGTGTGAGAAAAACGGGATATGCGCGGCGCCTTCAATCATGGCAATTTGCGCCTTGGGTTGAAGCTGCGGTAACTGTTTTACAATCTCAGGTGGCACTAACGGATCTTTTTCGCCCAGCAACCATAAGGTCGGGGGTTGGATTAAGGCTAGATTTTGGCGCATATCAATATCACGCAATAACTCTAAACCCTGTAACAAGCCCGCAAAGCTTGGCAAGCTGCGTGTTTTCATCTGACTGGTGTAGTGTTTAATCAATTGGCGCGCGCCATCCGAACCTTGCAACTGCAGCTTCCAAAACCGACTTAATAAAGCCCAGCTATCCAGACCAAGCGCTTTAATAAAGTTGCTCATTAATTCCGGTGAAACTCCCCATTTCCAATTACCGGCCTGTACAAAGCAGGGGGTTGAAGCCAAGCAAATTAAACGAGAGATTCGTTCTGGATAGGCTTCGGCTAGTTGCTGGGCAATCAAACCGCCCAACGACCAGCCTAACAAATAGGTTTGAGGGGGCAACACATCTGCCACCGCATCCAACCAGGCCTGGTTAAGATCATCACCGGCTTGTAAGTCCAACTTGGGACTGTCGCCAAAACCCGGCAGCTCAATTAAAGTCACCTCATAATGGGGCGCAAGATAGGTTTCTGCCCAATCTCGCCAAACAGCATTTTGAGCGCCCCAACCATGAATGAGACAGAGTGATTCACCCTTTCCAAAGGTTTCGGTATGCAATTTAATACTGGATTTCATGATTTAGCTCAAAAAAAGTGGTGTATGGATTGTAACGATTGCGTGCCGTCAACGCCATAAAAAAGGCGCTTATTTGCATTTAGACATCTAACTGCGTGAACTTCTTAGTAAATAATTCATATATAACGATACTTTTTTAAAAACTTGGTGATACAATGATCAAGCGTCATTAAGTTTGATGACGTTTTATTTGTTTTTTTTGAGGTAGTTATGTCAGATTTAGTAACAGGCACCGTTAAATGGTTTAACGATGAAAAAGGTTTCGGTTTTTTAGCACAAGAAAATGGTCCAGATGTATTCGTACATTTCCGTGCCATCAATGGCAACGGCCGTAGAACCCTAGCTGAAGGTCAAGCAGTGACTTTCAACATTACTGAAGGTGAAAAGGGCTTACAAGCGGAAAACGTTACAGCACTTTAATCCTAATTTGTTGCTCTAACACTTGTGTTTAAGCAGCCGGAACCGTGAGATTGATTTCAGCCTCGCGGTTTTTTTATATCTAAAATTTACACAGGCACTTCGGTTGACCAATCGTGTAAGCATTGCGGATTATCCTGATTCAAGCCAACAAGCCTTCAGACTTTTCTTTATACTTATAACCATAACCATTTTGTGTATTCGTTTAAGGAGTTTTGTGATGCGTTTTCTACAAATATTTGCGATTAGTTTAATCACTACCTTGGGTTTTAGTTCTCCGTCAATGGCTGCGGATAAACTTAAATCGGTGCCTGAAATTAAAGGTCCAAGTCAAGATCGCTTTCCAGGCGACCCTGCCAGTCACAAAGTGGTGTATATGTTTAACCAAGCCGATGAAGGCTATCAAACCAGCATCCTCAACTCGATTCAAGCGATGATTCGCCAATATGGTGGTGACGTTGAAATAGCGGTTGTTGTAATTGGACCGGGCATTCATGTTTTAGCTAAAGAGCCTAAGCGCGAAGTGCCGGACTTAATTTATGATCGTGTTGAAAGTTTTGCAAAAGACTATAATGTACGTTGGATAGCGTGTGGTAGTACCATGCATACGATTGGCTGGGAAGATAAAGACATTCGCCCATTTGCAGAATACGTCGAAGTCGGCGCCTCCGCTTTAATGGAGCTGCAAGCGGCCGGCTTTAGTTATATTGCCTGGTAAATCAATTACTACCAGGCCTGGTAGCTTATAAATGGCTAAAATTAAACGAGCCTTAAGCTATTTAGTTTAAGGCTCGTTTTTTTGTATGTGATCCAAAACAGCTAACAATTGTTCAATGTGCTCAACTTGATGTCCCGCACTTAAAGTGATGCGTAAGCGTGCTTGGTTTTTTGGCACGGTAGGCGGCCGGATTGCGGCAACCCATAAACCTTGCTGTTTCAATTTTTCACTCCACGCCATCGCCTTGGCGCTATCCCCCAATAAAATTGGTTGAATAGCACTTTCTGAAGGCATTAAATCCAAACCTAGAGCGACAGCCCCTTCTCGGAATAAGCGAATATTGGCATGTAACTGATCACGTAAATCTTCGCCTTCGCGCAAAATTTTTAGTGCGGTGCGGGTGGCGAGCGCATTCATGGGCGACATGGCGGTGGTATAAATAAACGGTCGTGCAAACTGAATTAAACTTTCAATCAATACACTCGAACCCGCTACAAATGCACCGGATGTGCCAAACGCCTTGCCAAATGTGCCGACTAGCGCGATATCAGCTCCAAGCTTAAGCCCAAACTGATCAAAACTACCTCGCCCTTCTGCACCCAACACACCCAAACCATGTGCATCATCCACCAACAACCAGGCCTGGTGCTTATTAGCTAAAGCTTGCAGTTGACGAATATCGGCTAAATCACCATCCATACTAAACACACTATCGCTCACGATTAACGTAGGTGCTTCGGACGATTCTAGACGTTTTTCTAAAGTTTGATAATCAAGATGCGGGTAACGCTTAAAGTCGGCACCACTGGCTAGTGCGCCATCAATCAGCGAAGCATGATTGAGTTTATCACCCAGAATCAGATCGCCTTTTTGCATCAAGGTTTGCTGCACCGCTAAATTCGCCATATAACCGGTCGAAAATAACAACACACGCTCCACCCCCAACCAATCGGCCAATTCATCTTCTAATAGATGATGGTGCAAATGGTGCCCTGTCACAAGATGTGCCGCCC
The Thiomicrospira pelophila DSM 1534 genome window above contains:
- a CDS encoding pentapeptide repeat-containing protein, whose amino-acid sequence is MAHQDYKVKEQGHITDRINKAVEGLGAEKTVKQVSKDGKTSSEFTQPNLEVRIGSIYALERIAQDSLRDHIQIMEILCAYIRENALEPNHVSSKLRLDIQIALTVIGRRSSSQIKLERQKSYELDLSNLNLDKTVLKGLNFDRANFSNSTFEDADLSETSLVDANFYQVSFKLARMYKAKLDDAKLYHVKFENTLLPFAYVKNAEIGQACFSNNAQLDGIDFTKFKRFMWVTMRNVDLSRCKKIEQSQLNEIFADASVTLPEGMERPKHWSVEVLGNKFDEVYKAWRPSTVRL
- a CDS encoding heavy metal translocating P-type ATPase; this translates as MTHDHHNHDSHSEHPSHSHHDHGHDQHAGHSPEMFRARFWLSLLMTLPIVFWSGHIQSLVGYDAPEFWGSDWIAPLLGTAIFVYGGLVFLKGAWHEISARLPGMMTLISLAILVAFVFSWIVQLGLIDAQALWWELATLITIMLLGHWIEMRSINQAQGALQELAKLLPDQATRLKGDQEEQVAVSELKTGDILLVRPGASIPADGVLKKGKSDVNESMITGESKPVSKQPGDNLIAGTINGSGSLRLEVTKSGDDTKLSGIMHLVKEAQQSKSGAQHLADRAARALTAVAISAGVITLIAWQFVGADIEFSIVRVVTVLVIACPHALGLAVPLVIAISTSLGAKNGLLVRDQRGLEQARNLNTIVFDKTGTLTLGEFRVVSQTTQSLSDDEALEIAASIESESEHPIAQGIVRTAKDRKLNIPSAHNFESLTGKGVSAQVNGNDYLMGGANLLELEKVELSDELKQATNKAEEQGHSVIYLLHQQQAIALFAVADALREESKAAIKTLHQLGIQVAMLTGDAKNVADAVAKELGIDQVFAEVLPEDKASKIKELQKGGRKVAMVGDGVNDAPALATADIGIAIGAGTDVAVEAGHIVLVRSDPRDIPRIITLSKATYRKMLQNLWWAAGYNIAAIPLAAGALAAWGVLLSPAVGAILMSASTIIVAMNAQLLRRVQL
- the bioC gene encoding malonyl-ACP O-methyltransferase BioC translates to MVNRQHLRQHFSKAAARYDEAAVLQKLSAQNLDQRLDLITLDVKQVLDVGAGTGFLTERLLARYPAAQIRALDLSDTMLQQAKQRLLRPIIKWLPQSWSARLGWLQCPVDLIQADAYALPIADASHDLIVTNFMLQWCDDLDAVLAEFRRVLRPEGLLMLTSLGPDTLKELRQAWVRVEGEAGHQRMNHFIDMHDLGDALIRAGFGQPVMDVEHYTLTYDEPIGVMRDLKAIGATNAQGERSSGLTGKKRFKAMLDAYEHARKQGKIPASYEIVHGHAWAAQEIIKGPGRNKSGVYEITLDQFQNQLKPGS
- a CDS encoding YoaK family protein, with amino-acid sequence MNQNPFSIRNFMLLGSFMALQAGYINTILFLEFGLPVSQMTGIMSRLSESVYQHNWSLAFHASLVFVGFIFGALISGLVIGDRESPQDRRFALGMILLSTSLFVSAWLASAMHLATLFTTAFACGLQNALTAKYRGLQMRTTHVTGIVTDLGVYLARMIKGQGWPWQAWLLILLIVSFLVGGVLGILMFAFWYGASLLIPALACIPIALAWLRLAHKSQSPFRQ
- a CDS encoding SirB2 family protein, encoding MYFGLVLLHKVAVLLSIVGFFGRGIGHIFNQGWVAKKPVKILPHIVDTLLLVSAIGIVMVTDFSFTDPWIVAKILGLVAYIGLGLMAFRFAKTRAQKAIYWLVALVVLFYIVAVAVHKVVWPF
- a CDS encoding cold-shock protein encodes the protein MSDLVTGTVKWFNDEKGFGFLAQENGPDVFVHFRAINGNGRRTLAEGQAVTFNITEGEKGLQAENVTAL
- the rpoH gene encoding RNA polymerase sigma factor RpoH, whose protein sequence is MTTTALTIQQLTPGKNLDSYLRTVRTLPQLNAEEERALAERLYYQQDLEAARQLILSSLRYVVPVARSYKGYGLPLSDLIQEGNIGLMKAVKRFNPEEKVRLMTFAVHWIRAEINEFVIKNWRIVKTATTKAQRKLFFKLRGAKHALEWFSDKDADRVAEDLGVTRADVLEMDSRLYGKDIQVDMSSDEEEERGYNSPILISHELDPETHWVRETEESRQTELMQAALKQLDERSLDIIRSRWLGENKLGLKELSEKYGVSMERIRQIEQQAMKKMKAALNQSITLSA
- the bioF gene encoding 8-amino-7-oxononanoate synthase, giving the protein MKPTIADRFQPKLDERQAQSLYRQRPLALSPQNPQMQINGLPMINFCSNDYLGLAADPRIKQAVCDDNTAGWGSGAAHLVTGHHLHHHLLEDELADWLGVERVLLFSTGYMANLAVQQTLMQKGDLILGDKLNHASLIDGALASGADFKRYPHLDYQTLEKRLESSEAPTLIVSDSVFSMDGDLADIRQLQALANKHQAWLLVDDAHGLGVLGAEGRGSFDQFGLKLGADIALVGTFGKAFGTSGAFVAGSSVLIESLIQFARPFIYTTAMSPMNALATRTALKILREGEDLRDQLHANIRLFREGAVALGLDLMPSESAIQPILLGDSAKAMAWSEKLKQQGLWVAAIRPPTVPKNQARLRITLSAGHQVEHIEQLLAVLDHIQKNEP
- a CDS encoding HugZ family protein, producing the protein MSKNDPQSVWLQFQQFIETFQTAVIASLSADGEPEVSYAPIIQHQACFYIYISQLASHTQNLIDHPQAELLFIEDESRANNLFARERVRLKIIADVIPRDSGNWQKIIALFSQQHPQMMSLLSSMQDFQLFKLTPQQAHYVAGFAQTYTLSGAQLTEVRQVLAERIAQSKNT
- the bioH gene encoding pimeloyl-ACP methyl ester esterase BioH; the encoded protein is MKSSIKLHTETFGKGESLCLIHGWGAQNAVWRDWAETYLAPHYEVTLIELPGFGDSPKLDLQAGDDLNQAWLDAVADVLPPQTYLLGWSLGGLIAQQLAEAYPERISRLICLASTPCFVQAGNWKWGVSPELMSNFIKALGLDSWALLSRFWKLQLQGSDGARQLIKHYTSQMKTRSLPSFAGLLQGLELLRDIDMRQNLALIQPPTLWLLGEKDPLVPPEIVKQLPQLQPKAQIAMIEGAAHIPFFSHPEQTAQKVIVFLQDGAHG
- a CDS encoding DsrE family protein — translated: MRFLQIFAISLITTLGFSSPSMAADKLKSVPEIKGPSQDRFPGDPASHKVVYMFNQADEGYQTSILNSIQAMIRQYGGDVEIAVVVIGPGIHVLAKEPKREVPDLIYDRVESFAKDYNVRWIACGSTMHTIGWEDKDIRPFAEYVEVGASALMELQAAGFSYIAW